In a single window of the Rhodamnia argentea isolate NSW1041297 chromosome 2, ASM2092103v1, whole genome shotgun sequence genome:
- the LOC115746263 gene encoding cysteine proteinase RD21A-like, translating to MGVHGPSTSLMGLLFSFFMLLALSSAADMSIISYDRAHGGHPGRRTDAEVMALYESWLVKHGKAYNALGEKERRFEIFKDNLRFIDEHNSQNRNYTVGLNRFADLTNEEYRSIYLGARPGAGTRLAKSRSSRRYEPRVGEELPESVDWRKEGAVVGVKDQGSCGSCWAFSTIASVEGINKLVTGNLISLSEQELVDCDTTYNEGCNGGLMDYAFEFIINNGGIDSEEDYPYKAVDGRCDQYRKNAKVVTIDDYEDVPANDEKALQKAVANQPVSVAIEAGGREFQLYQSGIFTGRCGTALDHGVAAVGYGTEDGMNYWIVKNSWGKSWGEQGYIKMERNVANTVTGKCGIAMEASYPIKEGQNPPNPGPSPPSPIKPPTTCDRYYSCPESTTCCCVYQYANYCFAWGCCPLEAATCCEDHESCCPHEYPVCNINEGTCLLSKNNPLSVKALKRTPAQFHWAYGSGGKKSST from the exons atgggtgTTCACGGGCCATCAACATCACTTATGGGGttgctcttctccttcttcatgcTCTTGGCCTTGTCGTCGGCCGCGGACATGTCCATCATCAGCTACGACCGGGCCCACGGCGGCCACCCCGGCCGGCGCACCGACGCCGAGGTCATGGCCCTCTACGAGTCATGGCTCGTGAAGCACGGCAAGGCCTACAACGCCCTGGGCGAGAAGGAGAGGCGCTTCGAGATCTTCAAGGACAACCTCCGGTTCATCGACGAGCACAACTCCCAGAACCGGAATTACACTGTCGGCCTGAACCGGTTCGCCGACCTGACCAACGAGGAGTACCGGTCCATCTACCTGGGGGCCCGCCCAGGCGCCGGGACGCGGCTCGCCAAGAGCCGGAGCAGCCGCCGCTACGAGCCGCGGGTCGGGGAGGAGCTGCCGGAGTCCGTCGACTGGAGGAAGGAAGGCGCGGTGGTCGGCGTCAAGGATCAGGGAAGCTGCG GGAGTTGCTGGGCCTTCTCCACCATTGCCTCCGTGGAGGGAATAAACAAACTCGTGACTGGCAACCTGATCTCACTGTCGGAGCAGGAGCTGGTGGATTGCGATACTACTTATAATGAAGGTTGTAATGGAGGTCTCATGGACTACGCTTTTGAGTTCATCATCAACAATGGCGGGATTGACTCTGAGGAAGATTATCCGTATAAAGCTGTCGATGGCAGATGCGACCAATATCGA AAGAATGCCAAGGTTGTTACAATAGATGATTACGAAGATGTTCCAGCGAACGACGAGAAAGCATTGCAGAAGGCAGTCGCTAATCAACCAGTCAGTGTGGCCATCGAAGCCGGCGGTCGGGAGTTTCAGTTGTACCAGTCG GGTATTTTCACTGGAAGATGTGGTACTGCATTGGACCATGGAGTGGCCGCCGTAGGATATGGCACAGAAGACGGAATGAATTACTGGATCGTAAAGAACTCTTGGGGCAAGAGCTGGGGAGAGCAGGGTTATATCAAAATGGAGCGTAACGTGGCCAATACTGTGACTGGCAAGTGCGGGATCGCAATGGAAGCGTCTTACCCCATCAAGGAAGGCCAGAATCCGCCGAACCCAGGGCCGTCTCCCCCATCTCCGATAAAACCACCAACCACTTGTGATCGTTATTACTCATGTCCCGAGAGCACAACTTGCTGCTGCGTCTATCAGTATGCCAACTATTGCTTTGCCTGGGGATGCTGCCCGCTTGAGGCCGCCACGTGCTGCGAGGACCATGAAAGCTGCTGCCCCCATGAGTACCCTGTCTGCAACATAAATGAAGGGACCTGCTTATTG AGCAAGAACAACCCTCTAAGTGTTAAGGCACTGAAGCGTACCCCAGCACAGTTTCACTGGGCCTACGGGAGCGGTGGCAAGAAGAGCAGCACGTAG